The Spirosoma radiotolerans genome has a window encoding:
- the rlmN gene encoding 23S rRNA (adenine(2503)-C(2))-methyltransferase RlmN, with product MKQDIRKLTAVQLKDWFAKNNQQGFRAKQVHEWLWKKSALSFEQMTNLSLPTRELLNEHFEIRSLTVDQQQRSNDGTIKSSFRLFDGNLVEGVLIPALRTDARDDGPSDRMTACVSSQVGCSLTCKFCATGYMDRKRNLDAAEIYDQVVAIDRQAKENYDASLTNIVYMGMGEPLLNYKNVLESVDRITSPDGLGMSPKRITVSTAGIAKMIRQLGDDEVKFNLALSLHAANDLKRDQIMPINESNTLEVLGDALTYFYKKTGTRVTFEYILFYNFNDTLQDALELWKFTKRVPAKINIIEYNPIAEASFKNTDPQTLDKFAGFLESKGVTVNVRRSRGKDIDAACGQLAGKK from the coding sequence ATGAAACAAGATATTCGCAAACTGACGGCTGTTCAGTTAAAAGACTGGTTTGCAAAAAATAACCAACAGGGGTTTCGGGCTAAACAGGTGCACGAATGGCTCTGGAAAAAATCAGCGCTTTCGTTTGAGCAGATGACTAACCTGTCGCTGCCGACGAGGGAACTGCTGAACGAACATTTTGAAATACGATCCTTGACCGTTGATCAACAGCAACGGAGCAATGATGGGACTATCAAGTCATCGTTTCGCCTGTTCGACGGAAACCTGGTTGAAGGCGTACTGATACCAGCTCTACGTACTGACGCCCGTGACGACGGACCGAGTGATCGAATGACTGCTTGTGTATCGAGCCAGGTGGGTTGTTCATTGACATGTAAGTTCTGCGCAACGGGTTATATGGATCGGAAGCGCAACCTCGATGCGGCCGAAATCTACGACCAGGTAGTGGCCATTGACCGGCAGGCTAAAGAAAACTACGATGCATCCCTGACAAACATCGTATACATGGGCATGGGCGAACCCTTGCTTAACTACAAAAACGTACTGGAATCGGTTGACCGCATCACATCGCCCGATGGCTTGGGCATGTCGCCCAAGCGCATCACTGTGTCGACGGCGGGTATCGCTAAAATGATCCGGCAACTTGGTGATGATGAGGTGAAGTTTAACCTCGCTTTATCGCTTCATGCGGCAAACGACCTGAAGCGCGACCAAATTATGCCCATCAACGAAAGCAATACGCTGGAGGTGTTGGGTGATGCACTGACTTATTTCTATAAAAAGACGGGTACGCGCGTTACATTCGAGTACATTCTCTTCTATAATTTTAACGATACGCTGCAAGACGCTCTGGAACTTTGGAAGTTTACAAAGCGGGTGCCAGCCAAGATCAATATCATTGAGTATAACCCGATTGCGGAGGCTAGTTTCAAAAATACAGATCCGCAAACGCTGGATAAATTCGCCGGATTTTTAGAAAGCAAAGGCGTAACGGTGAATGTCCGCCGGAGCCGTGGTAAAGATATTGATGCTGCCTGTGGGCAACTGGCCGGCAAAAAGTAG
- a CDS encoding CvpA family protein → MLVPLAWGAFNGYRKGLLVEIVAVIAFVIAMIVGFKFLAFGIELLSPYISRELARKILPWLGFSIIFFPTVVMINQMGFAIRRSLKYSVLGTFDSVAGATVGVFTWVFGISVILWLFSYMGVKMPARQVETAFMYPYIRPIAPKVMDKAAVWVPKGLDAGKKWRAEIIKSERVKE, encoded by the coding sequence ATGCTCGTTCCCCTTGCCTGGGGGGCTTTTAACGGATACCGAAAAGGTCTTCTGGTGGAGATCGTTGCGGTTATTGCGTTTGTTATAGCCATGATTGTCGGGTTTAAATTTCTGGCTTTTGGCATCGAATTGCTCAGTCCATACATCAGCCGGGAGCTAGCCCGTAAGATTCTGCCCTGGCTGGGTTTCTCCATCATATTTTTTCCTACAGTGGTGATGATCAACCAGATGGGTTTTGCCATCCGGCGGTCGCTCAAGTATTCTGTATTAGGCACATTCGATAGCGTAGCCGGTGCCACGGTAGGCGTTTTTACGTGGGTATTTGGAATTAGTGTTATCCTTTGGTTGTTCAGCTATATGGGCGTCAAGATGCCTGCTCGCCAAGTCGAAACGGCCTTTATGTATCCCTATATCAGGCCAATAGCGCCGAAAGTAATGGATAAGGCCGCTGTTTGGGTACCTAAAGGGTTAGACGCAGGAAAGAAGTGGCGAGCTGAAATTATAAAGAGTGAAAGAGTGAAAGAATGA
- a CDS encoding lysophospholipid acyltransferase family protein: MKYIKPTKFSYLPNFLMPLDILGLFECDPFGNSLVIRRMIIALVGWLTYARYTVVNRIQIQGTENLENLPINNVLFLSNHQTYFADVIAFFHIFCAVKWGFQNTLLPPVYLLGPRARQYYVAASETMSKGIVPRVFAAGGALTIERSWRAEGREVQRAVDNTANEKIAKALAHGWVVSFPQGTTTPYAPVRKGTGHLIKNNEPIVVPVVINGFRRAFDKKGLRFKKRNTLLTVQFKAPLHFGPDDSIDDIVAKVRHAIEQDAPEWAQ, translated from the coding sequence ATGAAATATATTAAGCCTACCAAATTTAGCTATCTGCCAAACTTTTTGATGCCACTGGACATTCTCGGTTTATTCGAGTGCGATCCGTTTGGCAATTCACTGGTCATTAGGCGGATGATTATTGCTTTGGTAGGCTGGTTGACCTACGCCCGATATACGGTGGTGAACCGAATTCAAATACAAGGCACTGAAAATCTGGAAAATCTGCCTATCAACAACGTCTTATTTCTATCAAATCACCAGACCTATTTTGCCGATGTCATCGCTTTTTTCCACATCTTTTGCGCCGTCAAATGGGGATTTCAGAACACCTTGCTTCCGCCGGTTTACTTGCTTGGCCCCAGAGCCCGGCAGTACTATGTGGCGGCTTCAGAAACGATGAGCAAAGGAATAGTGCCGCGCGTTTTTGCAGCGGGTGGTGCGCTTACGATTGAACGCTCCTGGCGCGCAGAAGGGCGCGAAGTGCAACGGGCTGTTGACAACACGGCCAATGAAAAAATTGCGAAAGCATTGGCCCACGGCTGGGTAGTCAGCTTCCCGCAGGGGACAACAACACCCTATGCACCCGTCCGGAAAGGAACCGGCCATCTGATTAAGAACAACGAGCCCATTGTGGTACCAGTCGTCATTAATGGGTTCCGACGAGCCTTTGATAAGAAAGGATTACGGTTCAAGAAGCGGAATACACTCCTTACGGTTCAATTTAAGGCTCCCCTGCATTTTGGCCCCGACGATTCAATTGACGACATCGTAGCCAAAGTACGTCACGCCATTGAGCAGGATGCTCCGGAGTGGGCACAGTAA
- a CDS encoding porin family protein: MKRIVLAGIIALFGVFATQTSFAQVQIGIRGGANWGFASKPEYLGSLTPNFHSSVGPTGAMFLDIPLSERVSFRPEVAYVQKGVAIKQGFDLNLGGFTLPLGATIAYQSQHIEVPLLFKVNLTDGAVQPYLIAGPAVSYAFDGRIRTRASALVTTRPFDVDVNYGGMLSRWDVGAVGGLGLSMDAGTGKFFIEGRYTQGFTRQVQVPVVNVNVRNRGVALSLGYSFPIGY; this comes from the coding sequence ATGAAACGAATTGTGCTTGCCGGTATCATCGCCCTGTTCGGCGTATTTGCTACTCAAACGTCTTTTGCTCAGGTTCAGATAGGTATCCGGGGTGGTGCCAACTGGGGCTTTGCTTCCAAACCAGAGTACCTGGGTAGCCTGACTCCTAATTTTCATTCATCCGTTGGACCCACTGGCGCTATGTTCCTGGATATTCCCTTAAGTGAGCGTGTATCGTTCCGCCCTGAAGTGGCGTATGTTCAAAAAGGCGTAGCGATAAAACAAGGTTTCGACCTCAATCTGGGTGGTTTTACCCTGCCACTTGGCGCGACGATTGCTTACCAGTCACAACACATTGAAGTGCCTCTGTTGTTTAAAGTCAATTTGACCGACGGTGCGGTACAACCTTACTTAATCGCTGGTCCTGCGGTAAGTTATGCTTTTGATGGCCGTATCCGTACCCGGGCGTCGGCACTGGTAACGACTCGTCCATTTGACGTAGATGTCAACTATGGCGGTATGCTAAGTCGCTGGGATGTAGGTGCCGTTGGCGGACTGGGTTTGTCGATGGATGCTGGTACAGGTAAGTTCTTTATTGAAGGCCGCTACACGCAGGGCTTCACCCGGCAGGTACAGGTGCCCGTCGTAAACGTTAATGTTCGTAACCGGGGAGTGGCTTTATCGCTGGGTTATTCGTTCCCTATAGGTTATTAA
- a CDS encoding GatB/YqeY domain-containing protein, translating into MSLKQQIDADIKQAMLAKNQDKLRALRALKSMILLEETKEGQSGDLKPEDETKILTKAVKQRKDSADIYRQQNRADLLAVEEAEIAVIEQYLPKQLSEEELKAKLQAIMARVGASVPSDLGKVMGVASKELAGQADGKAISAMVKQLLQG; encoded by the coding sequence ATGTCGTTAAAACAACAAATAGACGCCGATATCAAGCAGGCCATGCTGGCTAAGAATCAGGACAAGTTACGTGCCTTGCGGGCCCTAAAGTCGATGATTCTGCTTGAAGAAACAAAAGAAGGCCAGTCCGGCGATCTCAAACCCGAAGATGAAACTAAGATTCTGACCAAAGCTGTAAAACAACGGAAGGATTCTGCCGATATTTATCGTCAGCAAAATCGTGCTGATTTATTGGCCGTAGAGGAGGCTGAAATTGCGGTTATCGAACAATACTTGCCCAAGCAGTTGTCGGAAGAGGAGCTAAAAGCAAAACTACAGGCAATTATGGCCCGTGTTGGCGCATCGGTTCCTTCTGACTTAGGGAAAGTAATGGGCGTAGCTTCCAAAGAACTGGCTGGTCAAGCCGATGGGAAGGCAATTTCGGCTATGGTAAAGCAACTGTTACAAGGATAG
- a CDS encoding inorganic phosphate transporter — translation MFGLETDVFILLFISLFAACAFEFVNGFHDTANAVATVIYTNSLKPTYAVVWSGICNFTGVLLGGIGVAMGIVNLLPVELLVDQNVYHSVAMVLALLLSAIIWNLGTWYFGLPSSSSHTLIGSILGVGLAFATMPENKTGAAVNWEKAIETGYALLLSPLLGFSLAIVLMFILRRSVPEEAKDQLFKEPKKNTEPPTWIRSILIATCSLVSFFHGSNDGQKGVGLIMLILIGIVPYHFAVKADLDPRLMQTNITTIQQTMGVLDSTHLSSANRARLVRTNAELAELSRLVNGPLVDNRIPNEKRLEVRSDLLLINSNVKKIVEDEGSNLSANQVAQLNKNLGEEGGLRRFTDYAPLWVILMIALSLGLGTMIGWRRIVVTVGEKIGKQHLTYAQGASAELVAAMMIGLASGLKLPVSTTHVLSSGIAGSMVANKGVKNLQAGTIRNIALAWVLTLPVSLLLSFTLYIFFRWLL, via the coding sequence ATGTTTGGATTAGAAACGGATGTTTTTATCCTCCTATTTATCAGCCTCTTCGCTGCTTGCGCCTTTGAATTTGTTAATGGTTTCCACGATACGGCCAACGCAGTTGCTACTGTCATCTATACCAATTCGCTAAAACCAACGTACGCCGTTGTATGGTCGGGAATCTGCAACTTCACAGGCGTTCTGCTGGGTGGAATTGGTGTCGCTATGGGCATTGTCAACCTGCTCCCTGTCGAATTACTGGTCGATCAGAATGTGTATCATAGCGTGGCTATGGTACTGGCCCTGCTACTTAGTGCCATCATCTGGAACCTTGGAACGTGGTATTTTGGCTTGCCCAGTTCAAGCTCACACACGCTGATTGGGTCTATTTTGGGCGTAGGGTTGGCGTTTGCCACCATGCCCGAAAACAAAACCGGTGCGGCTGTCAACTGGGAAAAGGCCATCGAAACAGGGTATGCCCTATTGCTGTCGCCTTTGCTTGGTTTTAGCCTGGCTATTGTGCTGATGTTTATTCTGCGCCGATCGGTGCCAGAAGAAGCCAAAGATCAGTTGTTTAAAGAGCCCAAGAAAAACACAGAACCGCCTACCTGGATTCGGTCGATTTTGATTGCCACTTGTTCGTTGGTGAGTTTTTTTCACGGTAGCAACGATGGTCAGAAAGGCGTTGGTCTGATCATGCTGATTCTGATTGGTATTGTGCCTTATCATTTCGCGGTTAAAGCAGACCTTGATCCGCGCCTGATGCAGACAAATATCACGACCATTCAACAAACAATGGGGGTTCTTGACTCGACCCATTTGTCGTCGGCGAACCGTGCCCGTCTGGTTCGGACGAATGCTGAACTTGCTGAACTAAGCCGTTTAGTTAATGGCCCGCTCGTCGACAACCGAATTCCGAATGAGAAACGACTGGAAGTACGGAGTGATTTATTGCTGATTAATAGCAACGTAAAAAAGATTGTTGAAGACGAAGGGTCAAACTTAAGTGCTAATCAGGTGGCCCAGTTGAATAAGAATCTGGGTGAAGAAGGTGGCTTACGCCGGTTTACCGATTATGCACCCCTTTGGGTAATCCTGATGATTGCGCTGTCTCTCGGGCTTGGCACCATGATCGGCTGGCGTCGGATTGTGGTAACGGTAGGGGAGAAAATTGGTAAGCAACACCTGACCTACGCGCAGGGAGCGTCGGCTGAATTGGTCGCTGCCATGATGATTGGCCTGGCTTCCGGACTGAAGTTACCTGTTAGTACAACACACGTTCTGTCATCTGGTATTGCCGGGAGCATGGTAGCCAACAAAGGGGTTAAAAACTTACAAGCAGGAACGATTAGAAACATTGCACTGGCCTGGGTGCTAACCTTGCCTGTCTCGCTACTGTTATCTTTCACCCTCTATATTTTCTTCCGCTGGCTTCTGTAA